The nucleotide sequence TGGGGTGCCGACCTAGTCCGAACGTCCAGTGTATACAAAATGGACAAGTAACATAAATAATAGGATCGAAGAAATGAAGATTAGCTTCATAGGAGAAGTATGATTCATAAGAAGAAACAtagagaaaaaacccttagaatTCATATTGAATTGTATTGAAAAAGATTAATTAATGAGTACATGGATGGTCTTATTTATAGACCTCAATTCTAACATTTTAACACAATTCAATATTCAAAAGGAGAAATGTGTATGTAGATACGTTAACACTCCAATGCTCAAGTCGGTATCTAAGGAGGTGGTCATATTCAAAAGTGAAGAAAACTGAAGTGTACCTTGAGGGTGACACTGAGTCACCCTTACCTAGACATAGAGGACGCTTAACGGTCTCTGTGAGATGTGGCGCCATCTTAGAAGGCCGTTGTTGATGATCTGGACGGTTGAGACGGTGTCAGGGAATGCTCCTGTGCATTGGTTCGCACAGGACTTCGTGTGCTCCATCGCTGTGTTCTCCCTAGTTTTTAGGCTTTGACTTAACGAGCTTTGCTTTGTGGGCTTCTAGACCGTCTAGAACAAATAACGTATATGCTGCTCcttcttttttacaattattttgtaattatttatttctttcaaattaaactatttctattatcataaatattttgatattatcaaGGCAATGATAATATGTTAGCGTGATCAAGGCAATGCCtcaagataataaaaaaaatgtcactatCATGATACTTTCTCCGTTgttaattataagcaaattttaactttttaagttcattcaattaatgatgtatatggtctataatacaaatcatatatatcattaattgaatgaacctacaaaatcaaaatttgcttataaattgATAATGAAGAGAGTAGATGATATATCTTTATTCAAGTTGCTGTTAATGGTTCTTCAAATGATGTTTTAGACTTCCTGCATTATTGCCTCCGAATATGTAAGATAGTATTAACTTGATTCTTTTGTGAGACGAGCTTATAAGTTATCTGGTATAAACTATCAGCTAGTTTTTTGGTCTTACCAAACAAGGCTTAAAACGAGATGGGGTCGAACCGTCGAAGGGAGTATCacaatatttgtttataaaagtcttgtttatattttaacattGTTCAAGGAGCATTGATAGCCCACGCCTACCTACGCTACGCGTCTGTCTTTTTCACAATAAATCAATAACAACTTGACCAGGGAAATGGAGACTTGTATTTGTTGTGATTTCTTAAGctcttcttcttatttttacaaacaaacaaagcaaGTAATGGAAGGTATTGTGTTAGAAACACTCCTCTCAACTTGCGTCAAAGTCATGTTAAACAAGATTGTTTCTAGTGAGTTCGTGGACAACTACAGGAGGACGAAGCTTGATGTTTCGCTCTTGGAAAATCTCAAGACAGAACTGCTCAGTTTTGAAGTTGTAGTTAACGATGATGCTGTTAGTGTCAATGTATGGTTGAATATGCTGAGTGATGCTGTTTTTCATGTTGACATATTATTTGACGAAATCAACACTGAGGCATTGCGTTGCAAAGTGGATGCAGCGAATGAAACACTAACACCTACTTCTCAGGTTATGAAtaatttttcttctcattttgaACGCTTAAATAGGATGgtcattaatttaattaaagaaCTAAAAGGCTTGAGTTCAGGATGTGTACGTGTTTCTAATTTAGATGATGAATCTTGTAtttatggaagagagaatgataTGAACAAACTTAACCATCTTTtgttgtttagtgattttgatGATAGTCAAATAAGAGTTATTTCCATTGTGGGTATGGGAGGGATTGGTAAAACAGCCCTTGCCAAACTACTTTACAATGATCGCGAAGTTATGGAGAAATTTGAGTTAAAAAGGTTTATCTCAAAACATCATGATGATTTCAGGGTTTTCTCTAAACATTATGATGATTTCAGGGTTTTGGAAACCATTCTTGAATCTGTTACTTCTCAAACAGTCAATAGTGATAACTTGAATACCGTTTATCCAAATTTTTTGTTAGTATTGGATGATGTTTTGGATGCAAGATCTGTCAATTGGACATTACTTATGGATATCTTAAATGCTATGAAAACAGGAagcatgatcattatcacaacACGAGATGAAAGAGTTCCAAAATCCATGCAAACCTTTTTTTATGTCCACTATTTGAGACCTCTAGAAAGCGAAGATTGTTGGTCTTTAGTTGCCAGACATGCATTTAGAACATGTAACAACCAGCAACGATCCAATCTAGAAGAAGTAGGTAGGAAAATGGCAATAAAATGTTATGGATTACCATTAGCTGCAGTAGCACTTGCAGATTTTCTTTGCATCAAATTGTCCCAGCCGGATTACTTGAATAATTTCCTAATACATAAAATTTGGGAATTGGTACATTATGATATTCTACCTGCTCTACAATTGAGCTACTGTTATCTTCTGGATCCTTTAAAACGGTGCTTTGaatattgttcaatttttccgAAGAAATCCATCTTAGAAAAAAATGCGGTAGTTCAATTGTGGATTGCAGAAGGGTTGGTAGAATCGTCCGCAGATCAGGAAAAAGTCGGAGAAGAATACTTTGATGAACTAGTGTCAAGATCGTTGATACATCGACGATCTATTGGCAATGAGGAAGCAAACTTTGAAATGCATAGCCTCCTCCATGATTTGGCTACAATGGTTTCATCTTCATATTGTACCTGGTTGGACGGACAGAACTTACATGCAAGGATAGATAATTTATCATACAATAGAGGACCATAtgactcttttaaaaaatttgataaattgtaTAGAGTAAAAGGTCTACGTACCTTTCTAGCATTTCCATTACAAAAACAACGGCCTTTTTGTTTGTTATCAAACAAGGTAGTAAATGACTTGCTGCCGACAATGAAACAATTACGTGCGTTGTCTTTGTCAAACTACAAGAGTATCATTAAGGTTCCGAAGTCTATTGGAAAATTGTTTTTCCTGCGGTACTTAAATGTTTCTCACACTAAGATTGGAAGGTTGCCTTCTGAAACATGCAAGCTTTACAATCTGCAGTTCTTGGCAGGTTGTACAAGGCTCATTGAATTGCCAGACCACATAGGAGAATTGGTCAATCTGTGCTGCCTTGAAATTAGTGACACTGCATTGAGGGGGATGCCAATACAAATATCCAAATTAGAAAATCTCCACACTTTGTCTAACTTTGTCGTCAGTAAACGTAATGATGGATTGAACTTTGCCGAGCTAGGAAAATTTACCCACCTACATGGAAAACTTTCCATCTCACAACTACAAAATGTTACTGACCCCTCTGAAGCTTTTCAAGCCAATTTGAAGATGAAAGAACGGATAGACAAGTTAGCTTTAGAATGGGATTGTGGTAGTACTTTTTCAGATTCACAAGTTCAAAGGGTTGTACTTGAAAATTTGAGACCCTCAACAAATTTGAAAAGTCTCATCATCAAAGGCTATGGTGGATTCAGCATTCCAAATTGGTTGGGTGATTTTTTATTTGGCAACATGGTGTATTTAAGGATCTCGAATTGTGATAAGTGTATATGGCTTCCATCCCTTGGAAAATTGGGTAATTTGAAAGAACTCATTATTGATTCGATGCTTTCAATAAAGAGTGTTGGTACAGAGTTCTACGGAAGTGATAACCCTCCTTCTTTTCAACCATTTCCCTCCTTGGAGACTCTACACTTTGAGGATATGCCAGAATGGGAGGAGTGGAACATGATTGGAGGTACAACTACAAATTTTCCTAGTCTAAAAAGTTTGTTACTAAGCAAGTGCCCGAAACTGAGAGGAGACATACCTGACAAACTTCCTTCCTTAACTGAACTTGAGTTAAGAGGATATCCTTTGCTGGTGGAGTCAAGACATTCAGATGATAATAGCAATTTCATAACTATAATTCCGTTCTCTCATGTAATCAGCCAACTGATGCTCCCTCTCTATTCTCTTCTACAGTTGACCATATACGACTTTCCATTTCTGACGTCTTTCCCAACAGATGGTTTACCAAAAACCTTGAAATTTCTCAAAATTAGTAATTGTGAGAATTTGGAATTCCTTCATGATTATCTTCACAGTTACACATTGCTCGAGGAATTGAGAATATCTTATAACTGTAATTCAATGATATCATTTACCTTGGGTGCTCTCCCTGTCCTCAAGAGTCTGTTTATTGAGGTTTGTAAAAATCTGAAATCAATATTAATTGCAGAAGACGGGTCGCAAAATAGTCTCTCATTTCTTAGAAGCATCAAAATATGGGATTGTAATGAACTAGATTCATTTCCCCCAGGTGGATTGCACACTCCAAACCTCATTTATTTTGCGGTGTGGAAATGTCAGAAGCTCCCTTCACTTCCAGAATCAATGATTAGTCTAACTAACCTTCAAGAAATGGAAATTGATGATCTACCAAATCTTCAATCATTTGTCATAGATGATTTGCCTTTCAGTTTGTGGGAACTGACTGTTGGCCATGTTGGAGCTATTTTGCAGAATACTTGGGAACATCTCACCTGTCTTTCAGTGTTGCGAATTAATGGAAATAATACGGTGAACACGCTGATGGTGCCACTGCTACCTGCATCGCTTGTTACACTATGCATAGGTGGTCTTAATAATACAAGCATTGATGAGAAGTGGCTTCAACATCTcacttctctccaaaaccttGAGATTGTTAACGCCCCCAAACTGAAGTTGTTACCAGAAAGAGGTTTGCCTTCCTCTCTTTTGGTACTAAATATGACTCGCTGCCCAATGCTCAAAGAAAGTTTGCGGAGGAAGCGAGGAAAAGAGTGGCGTAAGATTGCTCACATTCCCTCCATAATTATCGATGATAATTTGATCACATGAGTTTCCTATATGGTGAGTCACTGAAACacctattttttgtttctttcttattATGTCATCATCAGTTAGTACTGTTAATTTTAACAGTAACATCAAAATGCACTTACACTCTTTTTTAGTTATAGAGTGATATTCTGTTTCATGCCTGCTTCTGCCCAATCTTGTTGTGAGAAGCCAAATTCGCATTCCCGTTCTGCAACCAAGTCCAGTAAATGTTTTACTGATGACGAACAGATGAAAAGGACAGATATCAATTGACTCAAAATATGTTAGGTGCTCTTTTTATCTATATaacttcatatatattttaatgagTTGGTGTAATTCATTGACTGTATCAAACTTTTGTAACGTGGTTTAGGTTCTTCTCTAATCTATTAGTATGGTAAATATCATTTTTGCATTTCAACATTTGTGTTTATCTAATTGTTTTGACTTAACATGAACATATATTAAATCACAAACTCATGTTTTAAACATAGAACTAATCTTTGTCATCTCTGATTGTGCCAATAAGGatatttattcttctttttctacttgcCACCTTTCAGCAGAGTTCTTCAACTGTATGTGCTTGTTGGTTGCAGCTGAATTGGATTGCTCATGAACGCCAACAAACTTTCCGATCTCTGTGAATTTGAGTTTTCTGTCATTATGTCTAATTGGAGGCCTGTTCCACTTCTCAATCTCTGTATATGTTTCAATCTTATTTGCATATGGTTTAATGCTTTgttctactaaaaaataaacacCTTCAATCTCGACTCGATatctgtatttatttttatgttagaTTTGTATTTGCTCAACTGTACATAGGTAGATTCATCCAATGGTTTTCTCCACAAATATTGATGATGTTTGGGGATATCGTGGCCTTCATAGAGAGATCCTTGACGGTAGCCATGGCACATTCGTTCTTTATTTCACACATTCAGAAAAGGAGCATACAATGCAAAACCATTTTTTCATTGATTTCAAAAATACATTGAAGTTTGAACTATTTGCTTGGACCTGTAAAGATCATTGTTATGTggatgaaaaaacagaatgaagaAATGGCCAGCATATGTGAATTTATATACACAGTTCCATTGTTATGAGAAATCTGTAGAAAACTTGCAAATGCAAAAAGGTTATGTGTGCCTCGTCTAAATGTTTGAAATATGAACAATAAAAACAGTATAATTGATGATGGACTAGTAGTCACAAGTGACTGACTACTTGCCAAAGAAGGCATACATACAAgcatttctataaaatataaacaataaataCAATATTCTAACTGAGTAGTAGCCATAAAATCGTTGGAGAAATGAGAATGGATATATATTTGATTACAAATTATCAAACATTAACAAATAATAAGCAATAAATTAGTAATTTATTGTCACCATATGGATTTTTGTCAAGTAAACAATTTGCTATACCTATATGTGATGTTAACTATGCTGCGTGTTGGAACAAAATCGGTTTGTACAATTCTTTTAAGGTTTTGACGATAACAAAGTATTATGCTAATATCTGTTTAATTTTGCAGGACCGtagattaaaatttaacaagGTCTGAACATGTATAAGAGCATCAAAAGCACAAGAGAAGTTCAAGATTGtggtaaaaaatatgaagaaaggTCAACCAGAAGTCAACGCCTTGGATCGGAAGAAAGGATGCTAAtcagaagatgaagatcttcatCAGACTCTAAGGATCATCAGACTCTGAAGTACAAAAGATCTTGAGGGACCCAGACACCACGTCAGATTTGTCTTCTTATGTAGTTGTCTCTATCAAAGTCTGATAGTACAATTTGTCTTCTTCTGACCATGTGTAGAAACAAACAAGGAACTTtaaggacaaagaaaatgaaagaataatTCTAGTTtcaaaaaaggaattttgaatgTCTAATATATCAGGCAAAGACCAACGCCCTTGATTTGAAGATTCTCAACGACTCTTAATGCGCTGACACTCTTCTCCAACGTCTCTCAAATCCTTGCCTATATAAGAAGTTGAAGACTTGAAGAACAACCAATATGACTCTGCTATTTTAACTGTTCCCTTACTTTGTTAAATCAAAAAGCCCATACAACACttaagaatttcttatcaaagttttaatctttgaaattttaagttttagagTCCTTTCTGCATAGTGTAGTTCACACCTCTGATTGTATATTGTTGGTCGATAAGGCAAGGTAATATGTGCTAGAGGGAGGTGAATAgcgttttaaattttttatcaggTTTGTAGCGAAAGCGATATACGACTTATTGGATTTATGCAAGGTTCAATGGCTATGACAAACTTATTAAGACTATGCACAAATAATAAGATTCACTTTGAAATCGAGAGATTCTAAGTAATTTCACACAAGTTACAAAACAAGTACAATCTCAAACCAAACCTAAGAGCAATCAATCAATTATACAAATGAGCACAATTGTGTAAGTGTTTGATAAATTGACAATAGATTGAAACTAAGTGTGATCTAAAGTAAAGTAAGATAAAGccaattcaaagaaaaaaaaaattcaagtttaatGGTTTAAACCTAAATCACACTCAATCTCTACACTAGAAATTTATCAAGCGATCAAATacataattaatcaaaattaaagaggatagagaagagagaagacacCGAGATTTATAGTAGTTCGCCCTTTCGTCCTCGCTTCGGGCTACGTCAACTCTTCTTGATGGAAAACGTCTCCACCAAGGACTTCCAATAGAATGATAATGTTTGATTAAAATGTGTTTACAAGAATTCCTTGAAACTACCCTAGTTCTTCAATTCCTATGCAATCACTCCCCCAATCTTCAAATAACCTTTGAAATTGGTGCTTCTTGATGTCTTCGAATCCTCAATCACCCGTGCAACCCTTGAAGTTCTTCACTCGAACTCTTCGATGCTCCGTCCGACAATTGGATCCCCTTGAACACAAGAACTTTAGAAAGAACCCCCAACAcctttggaggtggaatgagattatttttttcactttagCACATTGATTACCCAATCAATTTCCTTGAATGAACCAATTTACAATCCCTATAGCACTCTATGGCTCAAAGATCAAAgtgattataagaaaaagtgtttaatcttcAAGAATGTATGAACAATGAGGTTTGGAGACTCTAGAGAGAATAAATGcaaattattcaatattttgGGTGTTATGAGGAAGTGACTATATATAGAAAAAGGTGGTAAGTGCAATATTTCATCCAAAAACAACatagtgaatcgattcactaaATGCTTGAATCAATTCAGACAGCTAAAAGACAAGCCAGAAGAACTATGAAGATTGATACATATCAGACCATATTTGaattgattcaatgaagattgATACATATCAGACCATATTTGAATTAATTCAGAAGACCCAGGATGAAggttgaatcgattcaaacttttatgaatCGATTCAACACAAGTCAGAGAGTTTTCATGATACGATTCAAACTgttttgaatcgattcagagTGATACGATTCAAGACTATTTGAATCAATTAAATAGGTcaactaatatatattttaatatgtgtatttaaaaaataaataaaaagaaattgaaaaaaagtaagAATCACAAGAATTCGAGATAGTGGGACAACTTTTGTCTACtttctttcatattttaatcGTGAGACCTATTAGTCACTGAAAAGCGAGAAGCTTTATATAGTTGCCTAGCTAATCGTAAGTACAAGACATTTTACTAGGCGAGCAATGACGAGCAAACTCATAGCATTTCTAATGTTTATGGGAAAATTGAGTCAATAGACGAGCTTAAAACAAGGAGTTCCATAGAGAAAAGCAAGAGCTTTCCTAGTTGCTAATCCCTAACATCCAGGAAAAAGCAATACTAAGAAAAATAAAcgaatattttattattcttcCATTTGAATGGAGGTATAGCAGGACACCATTAACAAATGAATCAAGATCTCCTAGTTTACTTCTTGTTGGTGGTGTTGGTGTTGCTGGTTGTtgtgaaagtgactcaaaatcggagaaattgaagtttgctGAAGCTATCAATATCGGAGCACGATTTGAGAAATCGAAGCACAATTTTTTGGACCAGAATTGACAGTTTCCATTCGTaaaaaatcggagcacgatctGGCAAAATCGGAGTGCGATTTTTGCGCAGagtcataaaaataaaacgtatttttagACCTGATTTTGTTCCAATTTATGAGGgatttttttactataaatataggtTTTGTATCAtagtaaaccttgagatagagggggctgaaacaagggtttagaaaggcaacaacaaaactagggtttgtttagagtttgtctcttggcaacaaacactagggttggaaggttgattcaccttgggaaacaggattgagtctcttggttacgggaacagattgggactttgggtagaattaggcggaagacttattcttgtaacttattgatatctcttttgttaagttactcatcattatagtaaaacggagggctgctctctccctagactaggtcaatttggaccgaactgggtcaacaaattcttttgtgttctctcttcttttctctctcgctattttctacttttggcttgtgtttataactattccatacactttgttttggttgtttgattATTCCTTACTCCACACATCAAATTTGTTATTGGTgcgatttttcatcgaattcacaacactaGTACTTAGTGAAGTCTTCATATGAATTACCAATGTTCCATTGAAGGCAATATTAGAGTGTCACACAACTCAATTTCTCAAGGTGTCACTTTTTAGTTGGAGATTGTAAATGAAgcttataaaaatgataaaaacaatgattaattgtgatatataagatttaatttgattagATGCTTGTTGAAAAATTTATCAATAGGCCAGACAACTGTGTATTAAGCTTTAAAGCAAGAtagaaaaatagagagaataTAAGTTTTATTATAAATGATATGGCTTTCTTTATTAGCAAAAAGCACAATAATCATGACATAAGTAGTAGTATGCTAATCCCTAACAACTAGGAAAAAGCTATACtatctaaaaagaaaaataaatgaatacatTATTATCCTTCCATTTGAATGGAGGTATAGCAGGACAACATTCACAAATGAATCAAGATGTCCAAGTTTACTTGTTGGCGGTGGTGGTGTTGGCGGCGTTGGTGTTGGCGGCGTTGGCGTTGCTGCTATTGTCCATGCCAAGGGTGTGCTTCACACTCTCAACAGCACCTTGAGCCATGTTTTTCACCTGCTCTCCAGTCTGCAATAAGAAGATAAACTTTTAACAATATGACACATCAATAAAAGAAAAGTCCTTTAATATAGAGTCTAGACCTTTATGTATGAATATGATATAAGTTGAATTGACTAAAAAgttagagagaaaataaaacacTAATTAGTGTCAAAATCAAGGGCTAATTTCATATTATATGACTCATCGGGATTTAACGCAAGTGATTAATGTACTGTGTGTGAGTGTTGTAAATTCCGTGATCAATATTTTTGTATcttcttattatatatattagctAGCAACCTGTTGGAGAAAACCAGCAGCTTCCTCCTTGTTTCTCTCAGACTCTTGGCCTGTTGTGTTAGCAGCAGCATTAGCCCTGTCGGCGGCTGCAGAGGCTGAATCCCTTGCAGTCTGCCCGGTTGTGTTAGAAGCTGAATGAGCCCCGTCTGAGGCTGCTGAGGCCGAATCCTTTGCAGTCTGCCCAGCTGTGTTAGCTGCTGAATGTGCCCTGTCCGAGGCTGCAGAGGCTGAATCCTTTGTGGATTGAATCCATTCCTCAGCCTTAGCCTAgccataataaaaaaaaaaatatattacaaattAACATGATATAAATGTGTAGTATAAATTCACAGAAATGTGAACAATTTTGTGCTTTTACCTGAGTCTGGCCGTGGGATTGGCCTTGGTTGAAGTTTTGCTGAGCACTTgacatgatgatgatgttgatgattaGAGGGAATTGAAA is from Medicago truncatula cultivar Jemalong A17 chromosome 1, MtrunA17r5.0-ANR, whole genome shotgun sequence and encodes:
- the LOC11420677 gene encoding putative disease resistance protein At3g14460 is translated as MEGIVLETLLSTCVKVMLNKIVSSEFVDNYRRTKLDVSLLENLKTELLSFEVVVNDDAVSVNVWLNMLSDAVFHVDILFDEINTEALRCKVDAANETLTPTSQVMNNFSSHFERLNRMVINLIKELKGLSSGCVRVSNLDDESCIYGRENDMNKLNHLLLFSDFDDSQIRVISIVGMGGIGKTALAKLLYNDREVMEKFELKRFISKHHDDFRVFSKHYDDFRVLETILESVTSQTVNSDNLNTVYPNFLLVLDDVLDARSVNWTLLMDILNAMKTGSMIIITTRDERVPKSMQTFFYVHYLRPLESEDCWSLVARHAFRTCNNQQRSNLEEVGRKMAIKCYGLPLAAVALADFLCIKLSQPDYLNNFLIHKIWELVHYDILPALQLSYCYLLDPLKRCFEYCSIFPKKSILEKNAVVQLWIAEGLVESSADQEKVGEEYFDELVSRSLIHRRSIGNEEANFEMHSLLHDLATMVSSSYCTWLDGQNLHARIDNLSYNRGPYDSFKKFDKLYRVKGLRTFLAFPLQKQRPFCLLSNKVVNDLLPTMKQLRALSLSNYKSIIKVPKSIGKLFFLRYLNVSHTKIGRLPSETCKLYNLQFLAGCTRLIELPDHIGELVNLCCLEISDTALRGMPIQISKLENLHTLSNFVVSKRNDGLNFAELGKFTHLHGKLSISQLQNVTDPSEAFQANLKMKERIDKLALEWDCGSTFSDSQVQRVVLENLRPSTNLKSLIIKGYGGFSIPNWLGDFLFGNMVYLRISNCDKCIWLPSLGKLGNLKELIIDSMLSIKSVGTEFYGSDNPPSFQPFPSLETLHFEDMPEWEEWNMIGGTTTNFPSLKSLLLSKCPKLRGDIPDKLPSLTELELRGYPLLVESRHSDDNSNFITIIPFSHVISQLMLPLYSLLQLTIYDFPFLTSFPTDGLPKTLKFLKISNCENLEFLHDYLHSYTLLEELRISYNCNSMISFTLGALPVLKSLFIEVCKNLKSILIAEDGSQNSLSFLRSIKIWDCNELDSFPPGGLHTPNLIYFAVWKCQKLPSLPESMISLTNLQEMEIDDLPNLQSFVIDDLPFSLWELTVGHVGAILQNTWEHLTCLSVLRINGNNTVNTLMVPLLPASLVTLCIGGLNNTSIDEKWLQHLTSLQNLEIVNAPKLKLLPERGLPSSLLVLNMTRCPMLKESLRRKRGKEWRKIAHIPSIIIDDNLIT
- the LOC11421984 gene encoding late embryogenesis abundant protein 7, with the protein product MSSAQQNFNQGQSHGQTQAKAEEWIQSTKDSASAASDRAHSAANTAGQTSERNKEEAAGFLQQTGEQVKNMAQGAVESVKHTLGMDNSSNANAANTNAANTTTANK